The Mytilus galloprovincialis chromosome 2, xbMytGall1.hap1.1, whole genome shotgun sequence genome has a window encoding:
- the LOC143063993 gene encoding uncharacterized protein LOC143063993, which produces MATAPSSSIYKISIGDIKESTVSSSSAVVFDWDNTLKQYNPEKRTLKTGVDRSILLKWKNDLKCQLFIISAIRPSKMNMETILIEIERLGLTDVFIEKSDDIQIVPNKYARKGNVIICGYDKAETFLDIFYDRKDFINVDKGDMLDSGPHGKVNVENDTNDIETDGPVLVDTMASTSTDTKVIFFDDEEVNVDNFSQLVKNSVCYHVI; this is translated from the coding sequence ATGGCAACCGCTCCTTCTtcaagtatatataaaatatctataGGGGATATTAAGGAGAGTACCGTCTCATCCTCCTCTGCAGTAGTGTTTGATTGGGACAATACTCTGAAGCAGTACAATCCAGAAAAACGCACCTTAAAGACTGGAGTCGACAGGAGTATACTCCTAAAGTGGAAGAATGACTTAAAATGCCAATTATTTATTATAAGTGCGATCAGACCATCAAAGATGAACATGgaaacaattttaattgaaatagAACGGCTTGGACTAACTGATGTGTTTATTGAAAAGTCTGACGACATTCAAATTGTGCCGAACAAATATGCAAGAAAAGGAAACGTTATCATTTGTGGATATGACAAAGCAGAAACATTTTTGGATATATTTTATGACAGAAAGGATTTTATAAATGTAGACAAAGGTGATATGTTAGATTCAGGACCACATGGAAAAGTTAATGTAGAAAATGACACCAATGACATTGAAACAGATGGTCCCGTGTTAGTAGATACAATGGCTTCAACAAGTACAGACACAAAAGTTATATTCTTTGACGACGAAGAGGTCAATGTAGATAACTTTTCACAATTGGTGAAGAACAGTGTTTGTTATCATGttatttag